The following are encoded together in the Bradymonas sediminis genome:
- a CDS encoding Imm10 family immunity protein, protein MEIQLEIRNIKISEQRDEGYRMLFLGDHEDERHIENYLILQRAYDFDDQDRRLGMDSYYIEYNGPENAGYGVCERVVFDGRVLNFEFPSTTESEIESIVLTLGPKNYDEARLRSFLESILGDTLEA, encoded by the coding sequence ATGGAAATTCAACTTGAGATTCGCAATATAAAAATCTCGGAACAACGAGATGAAGGCTATAGGATGCTCTTCTTGGGCGACCATGAAGACGAGCGCCATATAGAAAATTACCTAATTTTACAGAGAGCCTATGATTTCGATGACCAGGATAGGCGTTTGGGTATGGACAGTTATTATATCGAGTATAACGGCCCAGAGAACGCGGGCTATGGCGTGTGTGAGCGGGTCGTCTTTGATGGAAGGGTACTCAACTTCGAATTCCCTTCGACGACGGAATCCGAGATTGAAAGTATCGTTCTGACTTTGGGGCCAAAAAACTATGACGAAGCGCGGCTCAGGAGTTTTTTGGAGAGTATTCTTGGGGATACTTTAGAGGCTTAG
- a CDS encoding CbrC family protein, giving the protein MNLPNFKYHPDPIASGSIIESEDECECCGESRGYMYVGPVYAEEELDQALCPWCIADGSAHAKFDASFTDEDGIGDCDGCEEVSEDVVEEVAFRTPGFIGWQQEQWWTHCGDAGAFIGQAGHAELAAHGPQAILSIQDSTGLSGGEWEDFFKALDKDGSPVAYLFRCTKCSTVGGYQDCD; this is encoded by the coding sequence ATGAATTTACCCAACTTCAAATACCACCCCGACCCCATTGCCTCGGGCAGCATCATCGAGTCAGAGGACGAATGCGAATGCTGCGGCGAATCGCGGGGCTATATGTACGTGGGTCCCGTTTACGCCGAGGAAGAGCTCGATCAGGCGCTGTGTCCCTGGTGTATCGCGGACGGTTCGGCGCATGCGAAATTCGACGCGAGCTTCACCGATGAGGATGGCATTGGGGATTGCGACGGCTGTGAAGAGGTCTCCGAGGATGTGGTCGAAGAGGTCGCGTTCCGTACCCCCGGGTTTATCGGATGGCAGCAAGAGCAATGGTGGACGCATTGCGGCGACGCCGGCGCCTTTATTGGCCAGGCCGGGCACGCCGAACTCGCCGCTCACGGGCCCCAGGCTATTCTGTCCATCCAAGACTCAACGGGACTCTCGGGCGGCGAATGGGAAGACTTCTTCAAGGCCCTCGACAAGGATGGCTCGCCGGTTGCCTATCTGTTCCGCTGCACGAAATGCAGCACCGTGGGTGGCTATCAGGACTGTGACTGA
- the zwf gene encoding glucose-6-phosphate dehydrogenase: MSDSKYNPDRSAILTIFGASGDLAWRKLVPALYRLAQGGWLPENFRVLGLGHTEMSDDAFREHLREGVEQSVDDENFSEEGWEAFARTLRYIAGDFLEDTIYTELAEALDAQEKSWSAKGCRMFYLATPPSMIDVIPAKLHRAGLAQSRRRARIVVEKPFGRDLESARALNKELTELFHEHQIYRIDHYLGKETVQNILAFRFANALFEPIWDRRYIDHVQITVAERVGVGSRGSYYEGAGALRDMIQNHLLQIFSLVAMEPPVSFEAEEVRNRKIDLLRAVRRIKPEEVSDVAVRGQYAKGWLQGEAVGGYRAEQDVAEDSSTETYAAMKLFVDNWRWQGVPFYLRTGKRLPQRASDVSVHFAQVPHNSFPANASAGWEPNRIELHIQPEEGIDLRFQAKRPGLKMRLSPVQMRFSYKDAFKDRSPFAYETLLLDVIKGDATLFMRADQVEEAWAIMAPVLSVWGENPAMDFPNYAAGTWGPEAAEALIARDGRSWLSPSGGL, from the coding sequence ATGAGTGACTCGAAATATAACCCGGATCGTTCGGCAATTCTGACGATCTTCGGCGCGAGCGGCGACCTGGCCTGGCGCAAATTGGTCCCCGCGCTCTACCGATTGGCGCAGGGCGGCTGGTTGCCCGAGAACTTTCGGGTCCTGGGGCTGGGGCATACAGAGATGAGCGATGACGCGTTTCGCGAGCATCTGCGCGAGGGCGTCGAACAGTCGGTCGACGACGAGAATTTTAGCGAGGAGGGGTGGGAGGCGTTTGCCCGGACGCTTCGCTATATCGCCGGCGATTTTCTCGAAGACACCATCTATACCGAGCTCGCCGAGGCGCTCGACGCGCAGGAGAAGTCCTGGAGTGCGAAGGGGTGCCGGATGTTCTACCTGGCCACGCCGCCCTCGATGATCGACGTAATTCCGGCCAAGCTCCACAGGGCCGGGCTCGCCCAGTCGCGCCGCCGGGCCAGGATCGTGGTGGAGAAGCCCTTTGGCCGGGACTTGGAGTCGGCGCGCGCGCTCAATAAAGAGCTGACCGAGCTTTTTCATGAGCACCAGATCTACCGAATCGACCATTATCTGGGCAAAGAAACGGTGCAGAATATCCTGGCGTTTCGCTTCGCCAACGCGCTCTTTGAGCCGATTTGGGACCGGCGCTATATCGACCATGTGCAGATCACCGTGGCCGAACGCGTGGGCGTCGGATCGCGCGGCTCCTATTATGAGGGGGCCGGGGCGCTGCGCGATATGATCCAAAACCACCTGCTGCAGATCTTCTCGCTGGTGGCTATGGAGCCGCCGGTGTCCTTCGAGGCCGAGGAGGTTCGCAACCGAAAAATAGACCTGCTTCGGGCGGTGCGTCGCATTAAACCCGAGGAAGTCTCCGATGTGGCAGTGCGCGGACAATACGCCAAAGGCTGGCTGCAGGGCGAGGCGGTCGGGGGCTACCGCGCGGAACAAGATGTCGCTGAAGACTCCTCCACCGAGACCTACGCGGCGATGAAGCTCTTCGTGGATAATTGGCGCTGGCAGGGCGTGCCGTTTTATCTGCGCACCGGAAAGCGCCTGCCCCAGCGCGCCTCCGACGTGTCGGTCCACTTCGCCCAGGTGCCCCATAACTCGTTTCCCGCCAACGCCTCGGCGGGCTGGGAGCCCAATCGCATCGAGCTGCATATCCAACCTGAGGAGGGCATCGACCTGCGCTTCCAGGCCAAACGCCCCGGCCTCAAGATGCGCTTAAGCCCCGTGCAAATGCGTTTCTCCTACAAAGACGCCTTCAAGGATCGCTCGCCATTTGCCTATGAGACGCTGCTATTGGACGTCATCAAGGGCGACGCGACGCTCTTTATGCGCGCCGACCAGGTCGAGGAAGCCTGGGCGATCATGGCCCCGGTCCTAAGCGTCTGGGGAGAGAACCCGGCCATGGACTTTCCAAATTATGCCGCCGGCACCTGGGGCCCCGAGGCCGCAGAGGCGCTCATCGCGCGCGACGGCCGAAGTTGGCTTAGCCCCTCAGGAGGTCTGTGA
- a CDS encoding MYXO-CTERM sorting domain-containing protein, with amino-acid sequence MQSKYLKALRCFVLSGAVLLLASSTAMADPGAEDYDCFAMARICALEPDSPDCVDFEQYCGDGCYRCEPSCAADPNGENCLWCLENNNCDGGPIGEDPGGDVPFTPDCPECRDACATDAQSAECLSCLETSGCSDTGGGNPDDPNPPLSCERLDFLCPENPDDPRCATYEEDCGDNPGDPDPSLSCDRLDVICAENMDDPRCATYQEDCVCSKCDEACADDPSGDACNECLAYFECEQNTDPEPEPELSCDRLDVVCAENMDDPRCATYQEDCVCSKCDEPCAADPNGDACNECLIQLECIDDTGGEEPVDDCFKCDELCADDPNGDACLSCLDQLGCGDTSEPISCEECQRICEEDPSGAACQECKDTCDDGSTGGGDEDAGHGGDDSDAGIGGGLEEAPHDMGMVGGGDGCGGCASTSGGDAAPVALLGAAFAGMLWRRRRRS; translated from the coding sequence ATGCAAAGTAAATATCTCAAAGCCCTACGATGTTTCGTGTTAAGCGGTGCGGTCTTGCTGCTGGCCAGTTCGACGGCGATGGCCGACCCGGGCGCCGAGGATTATGACTGCTTCGCGATGGCGCGCATCTGCGCATTGGAGCCCGATAGCCCCGATTGCGTCGATTTTGAGCAGTATTGCGGCGATGGCTGCTATCGGTGCGAGCCGAGCTGTGCCGCCGACCCCAACGGCGAGAACTGCCTGTGGTGTCTGGAGAACAATAACTGTGACGGCGGGCCGATCGGCGAAGACCCGGGCGGCGATGTGCCGTTCACGCCGGATTGCCCCGAGTGCCGGGACGCATGTGCGACCGACGCGCAGAGCGCCGAATGTCTGAGCTGCTTAGAGACGAGTGGCTGCAGCGATACCGGTGGGGGAAACCCGGATGACCCGAATCCGCCGTTGAGCTGCGAGCGTTTGGATTTCCTTTGTCCCGAGAATCCCGACGACCCGCGCTGCGCGACTTATGAGGAGGATTGCGGCGACAACCCGGGCGACCCCGACCCGTCGTTGAGCTGCGACCGCCTGGACGTCATCTGCGCCGAGAATATGGACGACCCGCGATGCGCGACCTATCAGGAGGACTGCGTTTGCTCCAAATGTGACGAGGCATGCGCCGATGACCCCAGCGGCGACGCCTGCAATGAGTGCCTGGCCTATTTCGAGTGTGAGCAGAACACCGACCCGGAGCCGGAGCCCGAGCTGAGCTGCGACCGCCTGGACGTCGTCTGCGCCGAGAATATGGACGACCCGCGATGCGCGACCTATCAGGAGGACTGCGTTTGCTCCAAATGTGACGAGCCCTGCGCGGCGGACCCCAACGGCGACGCCTGTAACGAGTGCCTCATTCAACTCGAGTGCATCGATGACACCGGTGGCGAAGAGCCGGTCGACGATTGCTTTAAATGTGACGAGCTCTGCGCCGACGACCCCAACGGCGATGCCTGTCTGTCGTGCCTGGACCAGCTCGGATGCGGCGACACCAGCGAGCCGATTTCCTGCGAGGAGTGCCAGCGCATCTGCGAGGAGGACCCGAGCGGCGCGGCTTGCCAGGAGTGCAAGGACACCTGTGACGACGGGTCCACCGGTGGTGGAGACGAGGACGCCGGACACGGCGGAGACGACTCCGACGCAGGCATCGGCGGTGGGCTCGAAGAAGCCCCGCACGATATGGGTATGGTTGGCGGCGGTGACGGCTGTGGCGGCTGCGCCTCGACCTCCGGCGGCGACGCCGCGCCGGTCGCGCTGCTCGGCGCCGCGTTCGCCGGGATGCTCTGGCGCCGCCGACGTCGCAGCTAA
- the gndA gene encoding NADP-dependent phosphogluconate dehydrogenase has product MEHEGYELGMIGLGTMGRNLLLNMADHGHSVVGYDRDTDKVKALRQEGKGRAIAGAQDLAEFIAKLRKPRAVMLLVPAGAPVDAVIREIAPRLDAGDLIMDAGNSFYVDTDRRHADLGAKGIAFLGVGISGGEFGARHGPSIMPGGSPEAYARVRPLLESVAARVNNAPCVTYLGPGSAGHFVKMVHNGIEYGVMQIIAESYDLLGRGVGLRNDALHATYTRWNQGALESYLMKITSRIFAQRDARGGGDLIDQIRDVAGQKGTGMWTSQQAMQLGVPVPCIDMAVVQRNLAGAKTLRDQALDRLKVRRATFEGDRDDCVTQVRNAVYAATILTYTQGMALLFEASEAMGYQLKLEAISAIWRGGCIIRARLLEDIRDAYRTRPHLPNLLLYQPIADTVMNLRTDLAEAVALAARLAIPAPALMAALAYLDSYASERLPTNLIQAQRDFFGSHTYERVDTSGSFHTDWPRG; this is encoded by the coding sequence ATGGAGCACGAAGGCTACGAATTGGGCATGATCGGGCTCGGCACCATGGGGCGAAATCTCCTGCTCAATATGGCCGACCACGGCCACTCGGTGGTGGGTTATGACCGCGATACAGACAAGGTGAAGGCGCTGCGCCAGGAGGGAAAGGGCCGCGCGATCGCCGGGGCGCAGGATCTCGCGGAGTTCATCGCGAAGTTGCGAAAACCGCGCGCGGTGATGTTGCTGGTGCCGGCGGGCGCGCCCGTCGACGCGGTCATCAGGGAGATCGCGCCGCGCCTGGACGCAGGCGACCTGATCATGGACGCGGGCAACTCCTTTTATGTCGACACCGACCGTCGCCACGCCGACCTCGGCGCCAAAGGCATCGCTTTTTTGGGCGTGGGCATCTCCGGCGGCGAATTCGGCGCGCGCCACGGCCCGAGCATCATGCCGGGCGGCTCGCCCGAAGCCTACGCGCGGGTGCGACCGCTGCTTGAGTCGGTGGCGGCGCGGGTCAATAACGCGCCCTGTGTCACCTATCTTGGGCCGGGCTCGGCCGGGCACTTCGTGAAGATGGTGCACAATGGCATCGAATACGGCGTGATGCAGATCATCGCCGAGAGCTATGACCTGCTTGGCCGCGGGGTGGGGCTTCGAAACGATGCGCTACACGCGACCTATACGCGCTGGAATCAGGGGGCGCTGGAGAGCTACCTGATGAAGATAACCTCCCGGATTTTTGCCCAGCGGGACGCGCGCGGTGGCGGCGATCTGATCGACCAGATTCGGGATGTCGCCGGGCAAAAGGGCACTGGTATGTGGACCTCGCAGCAGGCCATGCAGCTCGGCGTGCCCGTGCCCTGCATCGATATGGCGGTGGTTCAGCGGAACCTGGCGGGCGCCAAAACACTGCGTGACCAGGCTCTTGATCGACTCAAGGTTCGGCGCGCGACCTTTGAAGGCGATCGCGACGACTGCGTCACCCAGGTGCGAAACGCCGTCTACGCCGCGACGATCCTGACCTATACTCAGGGCATGGCGCTGCTCTTCGAGGCGTCGGAGGCGATGGGCTATCAGCTCAAACTCGAGGCTATTTCGGCCATCTGGCGCGGCGGTTGCATCATCCGTGCGCGCCTGCTTGAGGATATTCGAGACGCCTATCGCACCCGCCCTCACTTGCCCAATCTGCTGCTCTATCAGCCGATCGCCGACACCGTCATGAATCTGCGCACGGACCTGGCCGAGGCGGTCGCGCTGGCCGCGCGCCTGGCGATCCCCGCGCCGGCCTTGATGGCGGCGCTGGCCTATTTGGACAGCTATGCCAGCGAGCGCCTGCCCACCAACCTCATCCAGGCGCAGCGCGATTTTTTCGGCTCGCATACCTACGAGCGTGTCGACACCAGCGGCAGCTTCCACACCGATTGGCCGCGCGGATAG
- the holB gene encoding DNA polymerase III subunit delta': protein MLKWSKIRGQARPLEILSTALDADRVHHAYLFTGMEGVGKFLTAQTLSAVVNCERRPEGAFQDACGACRSCRKIVDWKHPDILPVRPTKGTIKIGQIRDIQKASNRAPYEARVRFVLIDDAHTMTDEAANALLKTLEEPAQRMRLILVTDQPHRLLETILSRCQAIRFDRLDEALVTELLREILAEKQEEDALEDLTDLSVAAGYGEGSLGRSLAVIESGMLKGRKDFIGKVVNLSAGQPVALLDLAEDLKSSRDEMTSRLDVLMLFFRDVMLYKAAEDSTRLVNSDLRMQIQALSERMEMEDILDIIDEIRQAQRYLLANVNSQLIAEELLGQIRRRRA from the coding sequence GTGCTAAAATGGTCAAAGATTCGCGGGCAAGCGCGCCCGCTTGAGATTTTAAGTACCGCGCTGGACGCCGATCGTGTTCACCACGCGTATCTTTTTACGGGCATGGAGGGGGTCGGAAAGTTTCTGACCGCCCAGACGCTCAGCGCCGTGGTCAATTGCGAGCGCCGCCCCGAGGGCGCCTTCCAGGACGCGTGCGGGGCATGTCGAAGTTGCCGCAAAATCGTGGATTGGAAGCATCCCGATATCCTCCCGGTCCGGCCGACCAAGGGGACGATTAAGATCGGGCAGATCCGCGATATCCAGAAAGCGTCGAATCGAGCGCCCTACGAGGCGCGGGTGCGTTTTGTGCTCATCGACGACGCCCATACGATGACCGATGAGGCGGCCAACGCGCTGCTCAAGACCCTCGAGGAGCCGGCCCAGCGCATGCGGTTGATCCTGGTGACCGACCAACCGCATCGCCTGCTCGAGACGATTTTATCGCGCTGCCAGGCGATCCGTTTTGACCGCCTCGACGAGGCCCTGGTGACCGAATTATTGCGCGAAATCCTCGCCGAAAAACAGGAGGAAGACGCGCTCGAAGACCTCACCGACTTGTCGGTCGCGGCCGGCTACGGCGAGGGAAGTCTGGGGCGCTCGCTGGCGGTGATTGAGTCCGGGATGCTCAAGGGGCGCAAAGATTTTATCGGCAAGGTCGTCAACCTGAGCGCCGGCCAGCCGGTCGCGCTGCTCGACCTGGCCGAGGACCTGAAGTCCAGCCGCGACGAGATGACCAGCCGCCTGGATGTTCTGATGCTCTTTTTTCGCGATGTCATGCTATATAAGGCGGCCGAGGATTCCACGCGCCTTGTAAATAGTGATTTGCGCATGCAGATTCAGGCGCTCTCCGAGCGCATGGAGATGGAAGATATCCTTGATATCATTGACGAAATTCGCCAGGCGCAGCGCTACCTTCTGGCGAATGTCAACTCACAGCTTATCGCCGAGGAATTGCTCGGCCAGATTCGCCGACGTCGCGCATAA
- a CDS encoding IS4 family transposase, whose product MTTFLPDFVIEKYARALGVVVRERKVDPVMLVWTLVLGFPAGSKRTIASLRRRFQQVASITIARSSFHDRLTGLLADLIKRLVDWRLAVQKKSITKNAAKRLDGFSELLALDSTVIGLHQMLAHRWASTQPGQAAAKLHMVTNVVSGTANSVKMTGQTRADIGPWKTVGSWVKNCLLMVDLGYYDFHLFRRIAKKGGFFLSRAKSNANPRIVASHQRVAGNSINLVGQKLQDVLARLERRIIDVEVEVPVKLRKYRGRSRTAKMRMRLVGQKHAETGQYHLYFTNIGPETLGADEIAQTYRLRWQVELLFTRLKTTMRLNQIPSSKPEVVKALIYASILALLLSNAFLQVLRQINPGRTYPAQRMDAVFRDFATVILLHIAQKRGARRIDLFKLMTAEAADPNRNRPGSHDILSAIPLAHKPDTVAFEEVSA is encoded by the coding sequence TTGACAACCTTTCTTCCAGACTTTGTCATCGAAAAGTATGCGCGGGCGCTCGGCGTCGTCGTGCGAGAGCGCAAGGTCGACCCAGTCATGCTCGTCTGGACGCTTGTGTTGGGGTTTCCGGCGGGCTCTAAACGGACCATCGCCTCGCTGAGGCGCCGCTTTCAGCAGGTCGCGTCCATCACGATTGCCCGTTCGTCATTCCACGACCGGCTGACCGGTTTGCTGGCCGACCTCATCAAACGGTTGGTCGACTGGAGGCTGGCGGTGCAGAAGAAGTCGATCACCAAAAACGCGGCCAAGCGCCTCGACGGCTTCAGCGAGCTTCTGGCGCTGGATTCGACCGTCATCGGGCTTCATCAGATGCTCGCCCACAGATGGGCGTCGACTCAGCCTGGCCAGGCTGCAGCCAAGTTGCATATGGTCACAAACGTCGTGTCAGGCACCGCCAATTCGGTTAAAATGACCGGCCAGACCCGGGCTGATATCGGCCCGTGGAAGACCGTCGGTTCGTGGGTCAAAAATTGCCTGCTGATGGTCGACCTGGGCTATTACGATTTTCATTTATTCAGGCGCATCGCCAAAAAGGGCGGGTTTTTCTTAAGCCGCGCCAAGTCCAACGCAAACCCGCGCATCGTCGCCTCCCACCAGCGGGTGGCGGGGAACTCTATCAATTTAGTCGGCCAGAAGCTCCAAGACGTCTTGGCGCGGCTTGAGCGCCGCATTATTGATGTTGAAGTCGAAGTCCCCGTGAAGCTTCGAAAGTATCGCGGTCGCAGTCGAACCGCGAAAATGCGTATGCGCTTGGTCGGCCAAAAACATGCCGAAACCGGTCAATACCACCTCTATTTTACCAATATCGGCCCCGAAACCCTCGGCGCCGACGAGATCGCCCAGACCTACCGGTTGCGCTGGCAGGTCGAACTATTGTTTACGCGGCTCAAAACGACGATGCGTCTCAATCAGATTCCCAGCTCAAAACCCGAAGTCGTCAAGGCGCTTATTTACGCGTCCATCCTCGCACTTTTGCTCTCCAACGCGTTTTTACAGGTGTTGCGCCAAATTAACCCTGGCCGCACCTATCCCGCCCAGCGCATGGACGCGGTTTTTCGCGACTTCGCCACCGTAATATTGCTCCATATCGCCCAGAAACGGGGAGCGCGCCGGATTGATTTGTTCAAGCTGATGACGGCCGAAGCTGCGGATCCCAATCGCAATAGACCCGGTTCACACGACATCCTATCAGCGATTCCCCTGGCTCATAAGCCCGATACGGTCGCTTTTGAGGAGGTTTCGGCTTAA
- a CDS encoding RpiB/LacA/LacB family sugar-phosphate isomerase — MRVGVAADHGGFYLKEKIRAELESAGHRVVDFGPVSYDPDDDYPDFVVPLARAVAGGQVERGVAVCGSGIGACVASNKVRGVRAATVLDTFSARQGVEDDDMNLICLGGRVVGASLALELIEAFLGAEFSGAQRHLRRLAKVKDLLSNGAH, encoded by the coding sequence ATGCGCGTTGGAGTCGCAGCCGATCATGGGGGCTTTTATCTCAAAGAGAAGATCCGCGCCGAGCTCGAATCGGCGGGGCATCGCGTGGTCGACTTTGGCCCCGTAAGCTACGACCCCGATGACGATTATCCCGACTTCGTCGTCCCGCTGGCGCGCGCCGTGGCCGGCGGCCAGGTTGAGCGCGGCGTGGCAGTGTGCGGCAGCGGGATCGGCGCGTGTGTGGCCTCGAATAAGGTGCGGGGCGTGCGGGCGGCCACGGTCCTCGACACCTTCTCGGCCCGCCAGGGCGTCGAAGATGACGATATGAATTTGATCTGCCTGGGCGGTCGCGTGGTCGGCGCGTCGCTGGCGCTTGAGCTCATCGAGGCCTTCCTTGGCGCAGAGTTTAGCGGCGCCCAGCGACACCTTCGCCGCCTGGCCAAAGTGAAGGACCTCCTATCGAACGGGGCGCACTAA
- a CDS encoding PSP1 domain-containing protein: protein MTISTPKTPTQVKGPRAMVGAKKRLYNVVQAVFRTSFVKYYFDARELQLAPGDQVIVRTERGPVIAKITGQIQRRMLPPNSISQVLRKATETDISQADKNETHERDAYRFCIERIRGRKLPMKLIRVQYMQDGSKIVFYFSADGRVDFRDLVKDLAHQFRTRIEMHQIGVRDGARMLGGIGPCGRELCCSTFLDNFAPVSIRMAKHQGLTLNPTKVSGMCGRLMCCLVYEQQIYRRMRKSLPRAGQRVRTELGEGEILGLDVINRKVTVRLDDQNRETFRVDDIEIIDAHKREETVDSARGEDASHGADKYRFQEAEPARARVEFVGMTDLAADGGEKTDEDATSSGKSRRRRAKRRSRSSKNSKNSKK from the coding sequence ATGACGATTTCCACACCCAAGACACCCACCCAGGTCAAGGGCCCCCGGGCGATGGTAGGGGCGAAAAAACGCCTTTATAATGTCGTCCAGGCGGTCTTTCGCACGAGCTTCGTCAAATATTATTTTGACGCCCGCGAGCTCCAACTTGCCCCGGGCGACCAGGTGATCGTGCGCACCGAGCGCGGCCCGGTCATCGCCAAGATCACCGGCCAGATTCAGCGGCGCATGCTCCCGCCAAATAGCATCAGCCAGGTGCTCAGGAAGGCCACCGAGACCGATATCTCGCAGGCCGACAAAAACGAGACCCACGAGCGCGACGCCTACCGTTTTTGCATCGAGCGCATCCGCGGGCGAAAGCTGCCGATGAAGCTGATCCGCGTGCAATATATGCAGGACGGCTCAAAGATCGTCTTCTATTTTAGCGCCGACGGCCGCGTCGACTTTCGCGACCTGGTCAAAGACCTGGCCCACCAATTCCGCACGCGCATCGAGATGCACCAGATCGGGGTGCGCGACGGCGCGCGGATGCTCGGGGGCATCGGCCCCTGCGGGCGTGAGTTGTGCTGCAGCACGTTTTTGGACAACTTCGCCCCGGTCTCGATCCGCATGGCCAAGCACCAGGGCCTCACGCTCAACCCGACCAAGGTGTCGGGCATGTGCGGGCGTCTGATGTGCTGCCTGGTCTACGAGCAGCAGATCTACCGACGCATGCGCAAGTCACTGCCGCGCGCCGGCCAGCGCGTGCGCACCGAGCTTGGCGAGGGCGAGATTTTGGGGCTCGATGTGATCAACCGGAAGGTAACGGTGCGCCTGGATGACCAGAATCGCGAGACCTTTCGGGTTGACGATATCGAGATTATCGACGCGCATAAGCGCGAGGAGACCGTGGACTCCGCCCGGGGCGAAGACGCGTCGCATGGCGCCGATAAATATCGCTTCCAGGAGGCCGAGCCTGCCCGCGCGCGGGTCGAGTTCGTCGGCATGACCGACCTCGCCGCGGACGGCGGGGAGAAGACCGACGAAGACGCGACGTCCTCCGGGAAGTCGCGCCGACGCCGGGCGAAGCGGCGCTCGCGAAGCTCGAAGAATTCTAAGAATTCGAAGAAATGA
- a CDS encoding DUF2004 domain-containing protein, translating to MPYFEELDLTQLDEYYDVEIKLGSDEIKIDLNFEVEEIDPGSMDLVKRSIEDIESQDAKNRAHISSDFYSESAGTVKSFMKFHIDEIGSALSGIVDFDDTSKSFDQQLMEKLKLVRMGFYPQYSTGFIVFDYIVGREISDEIVVVNIDRQGELINIAWES from the coding sequence TTGCCATATTTTGAAGAGCTCGATCTGACACAATTAGATGAATATTATGATGTTGAGATTAAACTGGGCTCAGATGAAATTAAGATTGACCTGAATTTTGAAGTCGAAGAAATCGACCCGGGTTCGATGGATCTCGTCAAGAGATCCATCGAAGATATTGAGTCTCAAGATGCCAAAAATCGAGCGCATATTTCATCCGATTTTTATTCCGAAAGCGCGGGCACTGTGAAGTCTTTTATGAAATTTCATATCGACGAAATAGGGAGCGCATTATCTGGGATTGTCGACTTCGACGACACATCAAAGAGTTTTGACCAACAATTGATGGAGAAACTCAAGCTGGTTCGGATGGGCTTTTATCCCCAATATAGCACGGGCTTTATTGTCTTTGATTATATCGTTGGCCGCGAAATTTCGGACGAAATCGTGGTGGTGAATATCGATAGGCAGGGCGAGCTCATCAATATCGCCTGGGAGAGCTAG
- the pgl gene encoding 6-phosphogluconolactonase has protein sequence MLDVFDDFDAMSRAAAELFADRARQAVRARGRFAAALAGGSTPTHTYELLCRQPHRERIPWEDVHIFWGDERCVAADDPRSNQHMARQAFLDAMPAQIHPIDGALAPDVAALKYESELRAFAHGDAGFLDLVLLGLGEDGHTASLFPGDAALNEAQRWVLPVAPTPNRLARITLTPPIINHARQIVFLVSGSSKADILRRVLEGQGNEDVLPARRIQPTSGELRWMVERKAAANLAGR, from the coding sequence ATGCTCGACGTCTTTGATGATTTCGACGCGATGAGCCGGGCGGCCGCCGAACTCTTCGCTGACCGCGCGCGCCAGGCCGTGCGCGCCCGCGGTCGCTTCGCGGCGGCGCTCGCCGGCGGCAGCACTCCCACCCACACCTACGAACTGCTCTGCCGCCAGCCTCACCGCGAGCGCATCCCCTGGGAAGACGTACATATCTTCTGGGGCGACGAGCGCTGCGTCGCCGCCGACGACCCCCGCAGCAACCAGCATATGGCTCGTCAAGCATTCCTCGACGCGATGCCCGCACAAATTCACCCCATCGACGGCGCCCTCGCGCCCGATGTCGCCGCCCTCAAATACGAATCCGAACTTCGCGCCTTTGCTCATGGTGACGCTGGCTTTCTGGACCTTGTCCTCCTCGGACTCGGCGAAGACGGCCACACCGCCTCGCTCTTTCCCGGCGATGCCGCGCTCAACGAGGCCCAACGTTGGGTGCTCCCCGTCGCCCCCACGCCCAACCGACTCGCCCGCATCACCCTCACACCCCCGATCATCAACCACGCTCGCCAAATCGTCTTCCTGGTCAGCGGCTCCAGCAAAGCCGATATCCTGCGCCGCGTCCTCGAAGGCCAAGGCAACGAGGATGTTCTGCCCGCCCGCCGCATCCAACCGACAAGCGGCGAGCTGCGCTGGATGGTCGAGCGCAAAGCGGCGGCGAATTTAGCGGGGAGGTGA